In Williamwhitmania taraxaci, the DNA window CATAGCGCGCAGCCCTTCACATATTTCGGTCATCGAATCGCACCGGCTGAGGACGCCAAACAGCATGGTAACCAGCTGGGGTTTTGCCTTAAACGTCTTATAGTAATGGTCTGCACCATGCTTTTT includes these proteins:
- a CDS encoding DUF4372 domain-containing protein; the encoded protein is MGKNTEIKLVGQPIFKQAINLIDAINVSSLVKKHGADHYYKTFKAKPQLVTMLFGVLSRCDSMTEICEGLRAM